The following coding sequences are from one Onychomys torridus chromosome 14, mOncTor1.1, whole genome shotgun sequence window:
- the Ankrd9 gene encoding ankyrin repeat domain-containing protein 9, which yields MPWDARPGRSANGGPEGAGSARLRVQKQCRKSSFAFYQAVRDLLPVWLLEDMRASEAFHWDERGRAAAYSPSEALLYALVHDHQAYAHYLLATFPRRALAPPSAGFRCCTAPGPHVALAVRYNRVGILRHILRTVRDFPLEERMRLLDRRGCSRVEGGGTSLHVACELARPECLFLLLGHGASPGLRDGGGFTPLELLLRQLGRDASSAPTAAEASSATVNAATTSTTPPGELCQRRLLLLDLLALYTTGAAAGPARRELLGDRLRWEKLLGEDKFQWLAGLAPPSLFVRAMQVLVTTISPGRFPEALDELPLPPFLQPLDLTGKS from the coding sequence ATGCCGTGGGACGCCAGGCCCGGACGCAGTGCCAACGGTGGGCCCGAGGGCGCAGGCTCAGCTCGCTTGCGGGTGCAGAAGCAGTGCCGGAAGTCGTCCTTCGCCTTCTACCAGGCAGTGCGCGATCTGCTGCCCGTGTGGCTACTGGAGGACATGCGTGCCAGCGAGGCCTTCCACTGGGACGAGCGCGGGCGCGCCGCCGCCTATTCACCGTCGGAGGCTCTGCTGTACGCGCTCGTGCACGACCACCAAGCCTATGCTCACTACCTGCTGGCCACCTTCCCCCGGCGCGCGCTCGCCCCGCCTAGCGCGGGCTTCCGCTGTTGCACCGCGCCTGGACCGCACGTGGCGTTGGCGGTGCGCTACAACCGCGTGGGCATCCTGCGGCACATCCTGCGAACCGTGCGGGACTTCCCACTCGAAGAGCGCATGCGCCTTCTGGACCGACGCGGCTGCAGCCGTGTGGAGGGCGGTGGCACGTCGCTGCATGTGGCCTGTGAGCTTGCACGCCCCgagtgtctcttcctgctgcttggcCACGGAGCTTCTCCAGGCCTGCGAGACGGTGGTGGCTTTACACCATTGGAGCTGCTGCTGCGCCAGCTGGGCCGGGACGCCAGCTCAGCCCCTACTGCTGCTGAGGCCTCCTCTGCCACCGTCAACGctgccaccaccagcaccactcCGCCTGGGGAGCTGTGTCAGCGCCGCCTGCTGCTGCTTGACCTCCTGGCACTGTACACCACGGGGGCTGCTGCGGGCCCAGCTCGACGTGAGCTGTTGGGAGACCGGCTTCGCTGGGagaagctgctgggagaggacAAATTCCAGTGGCTAGCAGGGCTGGCGCCGCCCTCCCTCTTTGTACGAGCCATGCAGGTGCTGGTGACCACCATCTCACCTGGCCGCTTCCCTGAGGCCTTGGATGAGCTGCCTCTGCCACCGTTCTTGCAGCCATTGGATCTCACGGGCAAGAGCTAG